The following proteins come from a genomic window of Paenibacillus swuensis:
- the ruvB gene encoding Holliday junction branch migration DNA helicase RuvB: protein MEDRIISANLMMEDQVAEFSLRPRYLAEYIGQGQVKDNLKVFIEAAKLRQEALDHVLLYGPPGLGKTTLSNIIANELGVNIRTTSGPAIERPGDLAAILTNLQEGDVLFIDEIHRLHRTVEEVLYPAMEDFALDIIIGKGPSARSVRLDLPAFTLIGATTRAGLLSAPLRDRFGVVARLEFYTVDELSYIVSRAADILQVQIVGEAAHEIGMRSRGTPRIANRLLKRVRDFAQVRGDGVITLDLAQSALSLIQVDGLGLDQIDHKMLTAIIQSFRGGPVGLDTIAATIGEESQTIEDVYEPYLLQIGFLQRTPRGRAVTPLAYRHLGLPVPGDTVGSN from the coding sequence ATGGAAGACCGGATCATCTCGGCTAATTTGATGATGGAGGACCAAGTGGCCGAGTTTAGTCTCCGTCCCCGCTACCTGGCGGAATATATCGGCCAGGGACAAGTGAAGGACAATCTGAAGGTGTTTATAGAAGCGGCCAAACTTCGGCAGGAAGCACTGGATCATGTGCTGCTCTATGGCCCGCCGGGCTTGGGAAAGACGACGTTGTCCAATATTATCGCGAATGAATTGGGCGTTAACATAAGGACGACCTCCGGACCTGCCATAGAGCGCCCCGGCGACTTGGCGGCAATCTTGACGAACCTTCAGGAAGGCGATGTGTTATTTATTGATGAGATTCATCGTCTTCATCGAACCGTGGAGGAGGTACTCTACCCGGCGATGGAGGATTTCGCGCTGGATATCATTATCGGGAAGGGTCCCAGCGCGCGATCTGTGCGGTTGGATCTGCCAGCCTTCACATTAATCGGAGCTACTACTCGCGCAGGACTGCTGTCTGCGCCGCTTCGTGACCGGTTCGGTGTTGTTGCAAGACTAGAATTCTACACAGTTGATGAATTATCCTATATTGTCAGCCGCGCGGCCGATATTCTGCAAGTCCAAATCGTGGGCGAAGCGGCACATGAGATTGGCATGCGTTCCCGCGGAACACCGAGGATTGCGAACAGACTCTTGAAGAGGGTTCGGGATTTCGCGCAAGTCCGGGGTGACGGTGTAATCACGCTGGATCTGGCACAGAGCGCGCTGAGCCTGATCCAGGTGGACGGGCTCGGGTTGGATCAGATCGATCATAAGATGTTGACCGCCATCATCCAATCCTTCCGCGGAGGCCCTGTAGGACTGGATACGATTGCTGCAACGATCGGGGAAGAAAGCCAGACCATTGAAGATGTGTACGAGCCCTATTTATTGCAGATCGGATTTCTGCAACGCACGCCGAGGGGCCGCGCCGTCACTCCGCTGGCTTACCGCCATCTCGGTTTGCCGGTTCCAGGCGATACGGTCGGAAGCAACTAG
- a CDS encoding TIGR04086 family membrane protein — MNPIHTMSTKVNQVRMTSPLLSGLVTSLAWLTAGTLILSLFVTFGGMKEESLPMYTYIVHGLSLLFGGISAGKQAGHKGWYYGGLTGLLYGIFIFIVGFLGFDAGLSLNTLLMTVGSFLMGALGGMFGVNLRK; from the coding sequence ATGAATCCGATCCATACGATGAGTACAAAAGTTAATCAGGTTCGCATGACTTCGCCCCTGCTGTCCGGACTCGTCACCAGTCTAGCTTGGCTTACGGCAGGCACATTGATTTTATCTTTGTTTGTCACGTTTGGAGGAATGAAAGAAGAGTCATTACCTATGTATACTTATATTGTTCATGGCTTATCCTTGTTGTTCGGAGGGATTTCCGCGGGAAAGCAGGCTGGGCATAAAGGCTGGTATTACGGAGGACTGACGGGACTGTTATACGGAATTTTTATCTTTATTGTCGGTTTTCTTGGTTTTGACGCAGGTCTTTCCTTGAACACACTCTTGATGACAGTCGGCTCATTCCTTATGGGGGCGCTAGGCGGAATGTTCGGGGTGAATCTCAGGAAATAA
- a CDS encoding SpoIID/LytB domain-containing protein: protein MNRFGKRDKLAKWGMVAVVAAVITGGFTPIAGPSEAVAAIPKMSNIRVALLGDYTATYKNSVPAVTLSAVGGLQIGSREGTGIVPLSNTTDGKAVRFSLNSYGAQLLETADFAAAQALYKKISAAEMPALLGISKSGRQMYQVTVGPYANVQDATKAMSRLSGSSVLQGLLIPAETKLTGPLYASAGVYATESEAETQLAAVSGTGVDASVVIQTTPEGAAQYAVWFGRAADLTALEEAKAKVLSLGMPPETVSAADVSQPYLIKQTDLSSITTPGEGLTRYAIPTGGSKIWVSSAQPGITLKEKSNRIYRGAFELSQYNYKLAAVNELPMEQYLYGVVSAELGAGWPAEALKAQAVAARTYAVRKGTAYKIANISDTTLDQAYYGMKGEFPAALAGVEATAGEVITDVKGSLIEPLYYSNSGGKTADASEVWNNQLPYLHSVTSPDDGPQRSLPLWDRVITEEGRVGYIRADLLQASGDKNEAGLNLSVISSDNANLRNLPYVDDVNNPSIVKLSKGAKVVSLGRTSQSNPYQWLRGPYTPDQVAGYMKGKTTSPSPGIPHTLEVTKRGPSGRVTEMAANGQPVLVKYPDLYRTLFNSLPSTMFSVEETGRMTVLGAGGQTSERNGSGNALVVQSAAGATVVNNPYFVIMNGEQGVRAASLDARYLFAGNGYGHGLGMSQYGAKALAETGYDYSQILKYYYKDVSIVKE from the coding sequence ATGAACAGATTCGGGAAACGAGACAAACTTGCCAAGTGGGGGATGGTTGCCGTCGTCGCTGCGGTGATAACCGGCGGGTTTACACCCATTGCCGGTCCGTCAGAAGCAGTTGCGGCGATCCCTAAGATGAGCAACATACGTGTAGCTTTACTTGGCGATTATACGGCGACTTACAAGAACAGCGTCCCAGCCGTAACATTATCCGCTGTCGGCGGACTTCAGATCGGCTCAAGAGAGGGTACTGGCATTGTTCCGTTGAGTAACACAACAGACGGTAAAGCGGTGCGCTTCAGCTTAAATTCTTACGGCGCCCAGCTGTTGGAAACAGCTGATTTCGCCGCTGCCCAAGCTTTATATAAGAAGATTTCAGCCGCCGAGATGCCGGCACTTCTTGGGATAAGTAAATCCGGACGGCAGATGTACCAAGTAACTGTCGGTCCGTATGCGAATGTTCAGGATGCCACAAAGGCAATGTCCCGTTTGTCGGGAAGCAGCGTGTTGCAGGGGCTGTTAATCCCGGCCGAAACGAAACTGACCGGACCTTTGTACGCTTCAGCCGGCGTGTACGCCACAGAATCGGAAGCTGAAACTCAATTAGCGGCCGTCAGCGGAACCGGGGTTGACGCTTCTGTAGTTATTCAAACCACGCCCGAGGGCGCAGCGCAGTATGCCGTATGGTTTGGCAGAGCAGCGGACTTGACTGCTTTAGAAGAAGCCAAAGCTAAGGTGTTGTCGCTCGGGATGCCTCCGGAAACCGTCTCTGCGGCGGATGTAAGTCAGCCTTATTTGATCAAACAGACAGATTTGTCTTCAATCACAACACCCGGGGAGGGTTTAACCCGATATGCAATCCCTACGGGGGGATCCAAGATTTGGGTTTCATCCGCACAGCCGGGGATCACACTTAAGGAAAAGTCCAACCGGATTTATCGCGGCGCCTTTGAGCTTTCCCAATATAATTATAAATTAGCTGCAGTTAATGAGCTTCCTATGGAACAGTATTTATACGGAGTGGTGTCCGCCGAGCTGGGAGCCGGCTGGCCTGCCGAAGCGCTGAAAGCTCAGGCCGTTGCAGCTCGTACTTATGCGGTGCGTAAAGGCACGGCCTACAAAATCGCGAATATTTCGGATACGACGCTGGATCAAGCCTATTACGGCATGAAAGGCGAATTCCCCGCGGCATTGGCGGGAGTTGAAGCTACAGCGGGCGAAGTTATTACGGACGTGAAAGGTTCACTGATCGAACCTTTATACTATTCCAACAGCGGAGGGAAAACCGCCGATGCATCCGAGGTATGGAATAACCAGCTGCCTTACTTACATAGCGTGACGAGTCCTGATGACGGACCGCAAAGAAGCTTGCCGCTATGGGACCGTGTGATTACAGAAGAGGGACGTGTAGGTTATATTCGAGCTGACCTGTTGCAAGCCTCCGGAGACAAGAATGAAGCGGGATTGAATCTTTCGGTCATTTCGAGCGATAATGCGAATTTGCGTAATCTGCCATATGTAGACGATGTGAACAATCCGTCCATCGTGAAGCTCAGTAAAGGCGCTAAAGTGGTTTCATTAGGCCGAACTTCGCAGTCCAATCCTTATCAATGGCTGCGTGGCCCCTACACTCCGGATCAGGTTGCGGGTTACATGAAGGGGAAGACAACTTCTCCTTCGCCAGGAATACCGCATACTTTGGAAGTCACTAAACGCGGGCCGTCCGGTCGTGTAACAGAAATGGCGGCGAACGGTCAACCGGTGCTGGTGAAGTATCCCGATTTATACCGAACATTGTTTAACAGCTTGCCCAGCACGATGTTTAGCGTTGAAGAAACAGGCCGGATGACGGTGCTTGGCGCGGGGGGCCAAACCTCCGAGCGCAACGGCAGCGGGAACGCTTTGGTTGTACAAAGTGCGGCGGGCGCTACCGTTGTTAACAATCCGTATTTTGTAATTATGAACGGTGAGCAAGGGGTCAGGGCGGCCAGCTTGGATGCGCGTTATCTTTTTGCGGGTAACGGTTACGGCCACGGCTTGGGGATGTCCCAGTACGGTGCCAAAGCATTGGCCGAAACGGGGTATGACTACTCCCAAATACTGAAATACTACTATAAAGACGTAAGTATAGTTAAGGAATGA
- the yajC gene encoding preprotein translocase subunit YajC — MNLLVAAEEPAGLFGGGIGAFLPLILMFAVFYFLLIRPQQKKQKQRNSMLSAIKKGDKVVTIGGLHGTVLEMNEDTVVLRVNDATKLTFDRSAVNTIVSSAPAASVTPSLTKED; from the coding sequence ATGAATTTATTAGTAGCGGCAGAAGAACCTGCAGGGTTGTTCGGCGGAGGTATCGGAGCATTTCTTCCTTTGATTCTCATGTTCGCGGTATTTTACTTCTTACTGATTCGCCCGCAGCAGAAGAAACAGAAGCAACGCAACTCCATGTTATCCGCAATCAAGAAAGGTGATAAAGTCGTCACCATTGGCGGTTTACACGGTACTGTGCTTGAAATGAATGAAGATACGGTTGTGCTTCGTGTGAACGACGCAACGAAGTTGACGTTCGACCGCAGCGCGGTCAACACAATCGTGAGCAGCGCGCCTGCCGCATCGGTTACACCTTCGTTAACGAAAGAAGATTAA
- the secD gene encoding protein translocase subunit SecD, with product MDFKRIITFLLTVIVTFGVIAWTSPTLVKNIKLGLDLKGGFEILYVAEPIEAGKDVTKDALVETARSLEKRVDAQGIAEPEITTEGKDRIRVRLATGDADEEAIRKTLKKPADLTFRDPSGKVMLRGNDFVEGGASVGYNETSQPLVQIKLKDASKFEKVTGDLIGQTLGIYLDEEQISNPGVSSAIPGGVATITGSFTYEEAKSLADTINLGALPLKLTEKYSQSVGASLGQLSLEQTVKAGLIGSVLILIFMLVFYRIPGVIAAICLITYVWLLLLVFDWMNATLTLPGIAAFVLGIGMAVDANIITFERIREELRSGKSLLSSLKAGSKHSFRTIMDAYVTNIIASAVLYYIGNGAIRGFALISILSVLLSVITNVFLSRILLSLLIKGKAFNKPSYYGVKEGEIRGL from the coding sequence ATGGACTTTAAAAGGATTATTACTTTTTTATTAACAGTCATCGTGACTTTTGGAGTCATTGCGTGGACGAGCCCTACCCTTGTAAAGAACATTAAATTAGGGCTTGATTTGAAGGGCGGCTTTGAAATTCTGTATGTAGCCGAACCGATTGAAGCCGGCAAAGATGTCACCAAGGACGCGCTTGTGGAAACGGCTCGAAGCCTGGAGAAACGTGTAGACGCGCAGGGTATCGCCGAACCGGAAATTACAACGGAAGGCAAAGACCGGATTCGCGTGCGATTAGCGACAGGGGACGCGGATGAGGAAGCGATTCGCAAGACACTGAAGAAACCGGCAGATTTGACGTTCCGCGATCCAAGCGGTAAAGTCATGCTTCGCGGTAACGACTTCGTGGAGGGCGGCGCGAGCGTAGGCTATAACGAAACAAGTCAACCGCTGGTGCAGATTAAACTGAAGGATGCTTCTAAATTTGAGAAGGTTACGGGTGATCTGATTGGTCAGACTCTTGGAATCTACCTCGATGAAGAGCAAATTTCCAATCCGGGTGTTTCGTCGGCCATTCCTGGAGGGGTAGCGACCATTACCGGCAGCTTTACATATGAAGAAGCCAAATCCCTGGCGGATACGATTAATTTGGGCGCGTTGCCGCTGAAATTAACCGAGAAGTACTCCCAAAGCGTTGGCGCTTCCTTGGGTCAATTATCGTTGGAACAGACGGTGAAAGCCGGATTGATCGGTTCCGTATTAATTCTAATTTTTATGCTTGTATTCTATCGGATTCCGGGCGTCATCGCGGCGATCTGTCTGATCACATATGTTTGGCTGCTGCTTCTTGTGTTTGACTGGATGAACGCCACCTTGACCTTACCGGGTATCGCGGCCTTCGTCTTGGGCATCGGGATGGCAGTGGACGCGAATATTATTACCTTTGAACGGATCCGCGAGGAACTTCGCAGCGGCAAGAGCCTGCTGTCTTCTCTTAAAGCGGGTTCCAAGCATTCCTTCCGTACGATCATGGATGCTTATGTAACGAACATTATCGCAAGTGCCGTGCTTTATTATATCGGCAACGGAGCTATTCGGGGTTTCGCGTTAATCAGTATTCTCAGCGTTCTGTTGAGTGTCATTACGAATGTATTCTTATCCCGAATTCTGTTGAGCTTGCTGATTAAGGGCAAGGCGTTCAACAAGCCGTCTTATTATGGCGTGAAGGAGGGTGAAATCCGTGGACTATAA
- the tgt gene encoding tRNA guanosine(34) transglycosylase Tgt has translation MAAVTYEHIKTCKQSGARLGRVHTPHGIIETPTFMPVGTQATVKTMSPEELKEMDAHIILSNTYHLFLRPGHDLIKEAGGLHKFMNWDRPILTDSGGFQVFSLSDMRKITEEGVSFKSHLNGDKLFISPEVAMEIQNALGSDIMMAFDECPPFPAEKEYVRKSTERTSRWAERCLESHARPDDQALFAIVQGGMHEDLRKQSALDLTSMDFPGYAIGGLSVGEPKHLMYEVLEHTVPLLPANKPRYLMGVGSPDALIDGAIRGIDMFDCVLPTRIARNGTTMTSSGRLVVRNAQYARDFGPLDPKCDCYTCRNYSRAYLRHLIKADETFGLRLTTYHNLHFLLNLMRNVRQAIREDRLLDFREEFFTEYGLHDNDKGF, from the coding sequence TTGGCTGCAGTAACCTACGAACATATTAAGACTTGTAAACAATCAGGAGCCCGACTGGGCAGAGTGCATACGCCTCACGGTATTATTGAAACGCCGACGTTCATGCCGGTGGGAACCCAAGCGACGGTAAAGACCATGAGTCCCGAAGAACTCAAAGAGATGGATGCCCATATTATATTAAGCAATACATACCATCTCTTCCTGCGTCCCGGACATGATCTCATTAAAGAGGCCGGCGGACTTCATAAATTCATGAATTGGGATCGCCCGATTCTCACAGACAGCGGCGGATTTCAGGTGTTTTCTCTGAGCGATATGCGCAAAATCACGGAAGAAGGCGTATCGTTTAAGTCTCACTTGAACGGAGATAAGTTATTCATTTCCCCCGAAGTGGCGATGGAGATTCAGAACGCTTTGGGATCTGATATTATGATGGCATTCGATGAGTGTCCGCCTTTTCCCGCGGAGAAGGAATACGTCAGGAAGTCAACGGAACGGACAAGCCGTTGGGCCGAGCGGTGTTTGGAAAGTCATGCCCGTCCGGACGATCAAGCTCTGTTCGCGATTGTGCAAGGCGGCATGCATGAGGATCTCCGGAAGCAAAGCGCATTGGATTTGACTTCCATGGATTTCCCGGGGTATGCTATTGGTGGACTGAGTGTCGGCGAGCCGAAGCACTTGATGTATGAAGTACTGGAGCACACCGTTCCCTTATTGCCGGCCAATAAACCCCGGTACTTAATGGGCGTGGGTTCTCCGGATGCTTTAATAGACGGTGCGATTCGGGGAATCGACATGTTTGACTGCGTCCTTCCGACAAGGATTGCCCGCAACGGGACAACGATGACCAGCTCCGGCCGGCTCGTGGTAAGAAACGCGCAATACGCACGTGATTTCGGACCTCTGGATCCGAAATGCGATTGCTACACATGCCGCAATTACTCCCGTGCTTATTTAAGGCATCTGATCAAGGCGGACGAGACGTTTGGGCTGCGCCTCACAACGTATCATAACCTGCATTTCCTGCTAAATTTGATGCGTAACGTGAGACAAGCCATCCGTGAAGATCGACTTCTGGATTTCCGGGAAGAGTTCTTCACAGAATATGGTCTACACGATAATGATAAAGGTTTCTAG
- the spoVB gene encoding stage V sporulation protein B translates to MTKQSFIKGTMILLAAGIVNRILGFVPRIALPRVIGAEGVGLYQLGYPFFIVILTIITGGIPLAIAKLVAEAETEGNERKVKAVLRTSLLITVAASVFFTILCIVAAPWITTHVIPDSRVYYTFLSMTPMIIIVGISSVYRGYFQGRHNMIPTAVSGLVETVIRIFAMLGFSYLMLPYGIEFAAAGAMLGVLAGELGGIAVLLGQYNLTIRKLATQAESPGTLREEAVTGQQREGAKKSYAFGLPYLGKLMRISIPVTGGKLVGSFSYLFESIMIARSLAIAGVATGVATAQYGALQGMVIPLLLLPSALTYSLAVSLVPSLSEAAARGDQLTIHKRLHQSLRLALVTGAPCAVLLYVLAEPLCLIMYGSTETAGMLKMMAPFGLFIYFQAPLQATLQALNKPGTALFNTFVGASIKLILIYQLATQPELGITGAVIAICVNVFLVTVLHGGSVMRLLNFRMKMTDFLKVGGGMAGMALTVACVTRQAWTDSLPLQFTAAAVSGVFVYLLFMIWFGLIDRADLQRLLWMGRKIVK, encoded by the coding sequence TTGACCAAGCAATCATTTATTAAAGGGACCATGATTCTGCTCGCAGCGGGGATCGTCAACCGAATTCTTGGGTTTGTTCCCCGCATCGCGCTGCCGAGAGTCATCGGAGCGGAAGGTGTGGGTCTGTACCAGCTCGGTTACCCGTTCTTTATCGTGATTCTCACTATTATAACGGGCGGCATCCCGCTAGCCATAGCCAAACTGGTGGCGGAAGCGGAAACGGAAGGGAACGAAAGAAAAGTTAAAGCCGTGCTTAGGACATCTCTACTGATTACGGTCGCAGCTTCTGTTTTCTTCACCATCTTATGCATTGTGGCGGCTCCCTGGATTACCACTCACGTCATCCCGGATTCCAGGGTGTATTATACGTTTCTCAGTATGACGCCCATGATTATTATTGTCGGAATTTCGTCCGTTTACCGCGGATATTTCCAAGGGCGGCATAATATGATCCCTACAGCCGTTTCCGGATTGGTGGAAACAGTCATTCGAATCTTCGCGATGCTTGGTTTCTCTTACCTGATGTTACCCTATGGTATCGAGTTTGCCGCAGCCGGCGCCATGCTGGGTGTGTTGGCAGGTGAGTTGGGCGGTATCGCGGTCCTGCTTGGGCAGTATAACCTAACGATACGCAAGCTGGCAACCCAAGCGGAAAGTCCGGGAACTCTCCGTGAAGAAGCTGTTACGGGTCAGCAACGGGAAGGCGCCAAAAAATCCTATGCTTTCGGCCTTCCTTATCTGGGTAAACTTATGCGGATTTCAATCCCCGTTACCGGGGGCAAGCTGGTGGGTTCCTTCTCTTACCTTTTCGAATCGATCATGATCGCGCGGAGTCTCGCGATTGCCGGCGTGGCGACAGGTGTCGCGACAGCTCAGTACGGGGCGTTACAAGGGATGGTCATCCCTTTATTGCTTTTGCCCAGTGCGCTGACCTACTCTTTGGCCGTTTCTCTCGTGCCCTCCCTTTCCGAAGCCGCGGCCCGAGGTGACCAACTCACGATCCATAAACGGTTACACCAATCGCTGCGTCTTGCTCTGGTCACGGGCGCCCCTTGCGCCGTGCTGCTGTATGTATTAGCCGAACCGTTATGCTTGATTATGTATGGCAGCACCGAGACGGCGGGGATGTTGAAGATGATGGCTCCGTTCGGCCTGTTTATATACTTCCAAGCACCGCTTCAGGCCACTTTGCAAGCTTTAAACAAGCCCGGAACGGCGTTATTCAACACTTTTGTCGGCGCTTCAATCAAGCTGATTCTCATCTACCAGTTAGCTACCCAACCTGAGCTTGGCATTACCGGCGCTGTCATAGCCATCTGCGTGAATGTGTTCCTGGTTACGGTGTTACATGGGGGCAGTGTGATGAGGCTGCTGAATTTCCGTATGAAAATGACGGACTTCCTTAAGGTCGGCGGCGGCATGGCCGGTATGGCTCTAACCGTTGCCTGTGTTACACGTCAGGCATGGACCGATTCTTTACCCTTGCAATTCACGGCGGCGGCTGTCTCCGGCGTGTTCGTGTATCTGCTGTTTATGATCTGGTTCGGTCTCATTGACCGCGCGGATCTGCAGCGCTTGCTTTGGATGGGCCGGAAAATCGTCAAATAA
- the queA gene encoding tRNA preQ1(34) S-adenosylmethionine ribosyltransferase-isomerase QueA, which yields MNVEQFDFDLPEELIAQTPLLQRTESRLLALNKRTGAIEHGTFTQLLNYLQSGDTLVLNDTRVLPARLLGVKADTGAKAEVLLLKNTEGDTWEALVKPGKRVKKGTVLHFGADSEAPLLLAEVTEEGEMGARTLRFEYQGIFHELLDQLGQMPLPPYIKEQLEDQERYQTVYAKHRGSAAAPTAGLHFTEAFLNEIRSRGVTIASVTLHVGLGTFRPVSAERVEEHEMHHEYYEVSQETAEVLNDTRVRGGRVVAVGTTSARTLETVARRYGDSAVQACSGWTNIFMYPGYEFQLVDALLTNFHLPKSTLVMLVSALAGRELTMKAYEAAIQERYRFFSFGDAMFIYE from the coding sequence ATGAATGTGGAACAATTTGATTTTGACTTACCGGAAGAGCTTATCGCTCAAACTCCCCTGTTGCAGCGTACTGAGTCTCGGCTATTGGCATTAAATAAGCGAACCGGAGCGATCGAACACGGTACGTTCACGCAGCTGCTGAATTATCTGCAATCCGGTGATACGTTGGTACTGAATGATACACGAGTCCTCCCTGCCCGGTTATTAGGTGTTAAGGCGGATACGGGCGCTAAAGCCGAAGTGTTGCTGCTAAAGAACACGGAAGGCGATACATGGGAGGCGTTGGTGAAACCCGGAAAACGTGTGAAGAAAGGAACCGTTCTTCACTTCGGCGCGGATTCGGAAGCGCCTTTGCTTCTAGCTGAGGTAACAGAAGAAGGCGAAATGGGCGCAAGAACACTGCGTTTCGAGTACCAAGGGATTTTCCATGAATTACTTGATCAACTTGGTCAGATGCCGCTTCCTCCTTATATTAAAGAGCAGTTAGAGGATCAGGAGCGATACCAGACGGTATATGCCAAGCATCGGGGATCAGCCGCGGCGCCCACTGCGGGTCTTCACTTTACGGAGGCGTTCCTCAATGAAATCCGCAGCCGAGGGGTTACGATCGCAAGCGTCACGTTGCATGTAGGCTTGGGGACGTTCCGTCCTGTATCCGCGGAGCGGGTGGAAGAGCATGAAATGCATCATGAGTATTACGAAGTCTCTCAAGAAACGGCGGAAGTACTTAACGATACACGCGTACGGGGCGGACGTGTGGTTGCTGTAGGCACCACATCCGCCAGAACGCTGGAGACGGTCGCGCGCCGTTACGGGGACAGCGCTGTTCAGGCTTGCTCGGGCTGGACTAACATCTTTATGTACCCGGGGTACGAATTTCAACTGGTGGATGCGCTGCTCACGAATTTTCACTTGCCCAAGTCCACGCTGGTGATGTTAGTCAGCGCTCTGGCAGGGCGGGAGCTCACGATGAAAGCTTATGAGGCAGCTATTCAGGAGCGTTACCGCTTCTTTAGTTTCGGCGACGCGATGTTTATTTACGAATAA
- a CDS encoding post-transcriptional regulator yields the protein MISSMRMLCASKAEEFQMIGYEHVTGTEIWECVLGKYKKTGIPAMHQVVNDILSLKVTNFMNHMTMSAYRGARF from the coding sequence ATGATAAGCTCCATGCGCATGTTATGCGCCAGTAAAGCTGAGGAATTCCAAATGATCGGTTACGAGCATGTGACGGGTACGGAGATCTGGGAGTGTGTACTTGGTAAATACAAGAAAACCGGGATACCGGCTATGCATCAGGTCGTTAATGATATTCTCTCTTTAAAAGTAACGAATTTCATGAATCACATGACGATGAGCGCATACCGCGGGGCCCGATTTTAG
- a CDS encoding phosphatase PAP2 family protein yields MFVFQSMSHISLFTTLVVLVFVWVATRMVPHISVIQFIKQLMTSRKFLLHFGALLLILYLNKLEMKVESTLGVPYDYANLFHSIEGDLVYWIQHTFLNPNLTYLLTFIYVIVFPALMIASLIIYTGTGKHKMFYATCYAIMTNYIVAIPFYLFLPVNEVWYFHPHVDFLIPSIFPSFEQDYRPLSGLNNCFPSLHTSISVTVALLAYQSGNRVWKWITGVSALLVLFSIFYLGIHWFVDMLGGVALAVTAATLGMKLAARTEYMGELQLGTSVRSRQKVSEN; encoded by the coding sequence ATGTTTGTATTCCAGTCTATGTCACATATATCGCTATTCACCACACTCGTTGTGTTGGTGTTTGTCTGGGTTGCTACCCGGATGGTTCCGCATATTTCGGTTATCCAATTTATAAAGCAGCTAATGACTTCACGCAAATTCCTATTGCACTTCGGCGCATTGTTATTGATTCTTTACCTGAACAAACTGGAAATGAAAGTTGAATCTACGCTGGGCGTCCCGTATGATTACGCGAATCTGTTTCATTCCATTGAAGGCGACTTGGTGTATTGGATTCAACACACGTTCTTAAACCCGAACTTGACTTATCTGCTTACCTTTATATACGTAATCGTATTTCCGGCTTTGATGATCGCTTCTCTTATCATCTATACGGGAACGGGTAAACATAAGATGTTCTATGCCACCTGCTACGCAATCATGACTAACTATATCGTGGCTATTCCGTTCTATCTGTTCCTGCCGGTCAATGAAGTTTGGTATTTCCATCCGCATGTGGACTTCCTCATACCGAGCATTTTCCCATCATTTGAGCAGGATTACAGACCCTTATCCGGACTTAACAATTGCTTCCCTAGTCTGCATACCTCTATTTCCGTCACAGTAGCTCTTCTGGCATATCAAAGCGGAAACCGAGTGTGGAAGTGGATTACAGGCGTTAGTGCTCTATTAGTGCTCTTCTCCATCTTCTATCTTGGCATTCACTGGTTTGTGGATATGCTGGGCGGGGTAGCCTTAGCGGTAACAGCCGCGACCCTTGGCATGAAGCTTGCAGCCCGTACCGAGTATATGGGTGAGCTGCAGCTTGGAACATCGGTGCGTTCACGGCAAAAGGTCAGTGAAAATTAA
- a CDS encoding DUF421 domain-containing protein, whose translation MLRVMGKREIGKLSVFDLVISIMIAEIAVMVLEDEDISLFLGVVPMITLVFIQVLIAFITLKSRKLRQWFDGKPSLLIENGKLNRSEMQRQRYNLDDLLLQLRENRINNVADVEFAILETSGKLTVVPKEVRAFKDRNQGLPEQRKFPFRYEGLPMALIMDGKVQDENLTKIGQTRFWLKNKLQEQGVTDFKKVFLCSVDYKGKLYIDRKK comes from the coding sequence ATGCTGCGAGTTATGGGGAAACGTGAGATCGGAAAGTTATCGGTATTTGATTTAGTGATTTCAATTATGATTGCTGAAATTGCGGTTATGGTTCTGGAAGACGAGGATATTTCCCTTTTCCTCGGGGTTGTGCCGATGATCACGCTGGTATTCATTCAAGTGCTGATTGCCTTCATTACTTTGAAAAGCCGCAAGCTCCGGCAATGGTTCGACGGGAAGCCTTCCTTGCTGATCGAGAATGGAAAGCTAAACCGAAGCGAAATGCAGAGACAGCGCTACAACCTGGACGATCTGCTTCTCCAACTGAGAGAAAACCGTATTAACAATGTGGCTGACGTGGAATTCGCTATTTTGGAAACGTCGGGAAAATTAACGGTAGTTCCGAAGGAAGTCCGCGCCTTTAAGGATCGTAATCAAGGGTTGCCCGAGCAACGAAAATTCCCGTTTCGTTACGAGGGATTGCCGATGGCATTAATTATGGACGGAAAAGTACAGGATGAAAATCTGACAAAAATTGGCCAGACCCGGTTCTGGTTGAAAAATAAATTGCAAGAACAAGGCGTGACCGATTTCAAAAAAGTATTTCTGTGCTCTGTGGATTATAAGGGCAAGCTCTATATTGATCGCAAAAAATAA